Genomic segment of Verrucomicrobiia bacterium:
CCGCGGTTTCGGCTGTCGCGTCCGCCACCAGGGCGCCCAGGTGAATGCTCCCGCCGGCTGTCTTCACAGAAACTGGACCGCTCGCGCTGGTGAGCTGGATATCACCGCCGGCTGTCTGGCCATCGAGCGTTCCTTTAACGGTGGCAAACCGAAGGCTGCCCCCGGCGGTTTTGGCCTTTATGCTCCCTTCAATATCGCTCGAAACGATATCCCCGCCGGCTGTCCTTAATTCCAGATTAAACCGGCGCGGCGTCTGGACACGGTATTCCACATGCAGGTTTTGCCCGCCACGATTGAACCAACGGCCCGGCTCCTTTTTGAATTTGGCATGCACCTCCACGCGGGCGCCGTCCTGTCCGAACGTGACTTCGTGTTGGGCGAATACCTCCTGCGCCCTGGCCGTGCTGACATGGGTAACTTTCCGCTGCACATCGATGACTACGTCACTGCGGTCGCTGGTCTCGATCGTGATTGAGCCCCGGTCAACGTCCATCACCAGCGTCCCTCCGTCCTTTGCCGGGAAGGCCTTGCTTTGATTTGATTCCGTCGTGGCGGCCGTGGCGGCGAGCACCGTCCCTGCAGCCAGCGTGAGAATTGACAGGCGCACCAAAACCGACTGATTCGTTTTCATAGGGCCTTTCTCTGAACCGCGCTAGGAAACCGTAGCTGGCCGAGCCGGCGGTATTGCACGCTGGTCCATGGCGGCGGCTTGGCTCTTGCCTTCGACAAAATAATAAATGAGATGGGCCAAGCCAATCCCAATCGGGATGAGACTAAAGAGCGCAAAACCCAGTTCGGTTGTCGCCCATAACGCCACTCCAAGGCCAATGCCCGTGAAGAGCCAAACCAGGCCCTTGAGCAAATGGCGCCGGGGATCGCTGGGGCGCGCCTCCTCAGAAAACAGGGCGTCAGGCAGGGGCGGCAAGTCCACGCCCTTTTCCAGCGCCGCCATGCGTTCCTGGTGATATAACACAAAGAGTTCCTTGCGCTTGCGATAGCCCAGGTAAAGAGCCAGCATCCCGATGCCGACACCGAAGATAATCGCAATAATTGGGATAAAGAGCGCCACCACCGGCTCAATCATGCTGCCGAATATAGCATTGGGTATTTGCATACATTTTGTTCAGGTTTTGGGGTTCTGTCAGTTTAACCAGCCATTCTGATGGTTCCGACTTCTTGCGGACCCGAATTGTTTCAAAAAAGATTTTGAAACCTTTTTACCTTAAATCGAGTATAAACCTTATCGGATGGTTTCCTGGGTTCCAGGATGGCCCATGCGCTTCCCGCGCGCGGGCGCGCTAAAGAGTAATAAGAACCGCATGCGGCTGGAGCGATTTGACAACCGTGACGACCGAACCACAGCAATCCATGGACGCGGACATCCGCCAACGCCTGGATGCCGAGCAGTACTATGAGGCCTTCGAGCGGGTGGTCGAGCTGTACGGAACCCGCGTCTTTCACCTGGCCCTGAGCATGCTCCGCAACCAGGCACAGGCTGAAGATATGGCCCAGGAAATCCTCTTGAAGATTTGGAAGGGCTTGCCCGGCTACCACGGCGGCGCCTCCCTCTCGACGTGGATATATGCAATCGCTCGCAATACCTGCCTGACCGAACTCAAAAAACGCGCCGCCCGCCCCTCTGTCTCGCTCGATGAACCGGAATTCCAAAACGCCTCGGAAGCGTTGCCCGCCCTTCAGTCCAATGATCGCGAAAGCGGCTTCGAAATCGACATCGAGTATCTCCTCGAACAACTCCCGGAAAAATACCGGCAGGTGCTCACCCTCTTTTATCTTGAAGAGAAATCCTACGAAGAGGTCAGCGCGCTGCTCGGGTTGCCGCTGGGCACCGTCAAGACCTTCCTGTTCCGGGCTAAAAAGCAACTGCTTAAAAACAGCCTGCGTTGCGAGGCCAAACGCGCACTGGACCTCTCGTCTCAGGCTGGACCTGCACGGCTGGGTGATTCATTCAGCCGTCCCTCCAGGACTAAGGCCATCTCTCAACCTCGTCCCAACGCTGAAGCGTTGGGCTATTCTCAATCATCCCGCCGGGATGAGAACAAGACCCTTAGCGCTGCGGGGGATCCCACGTCCTCTTTGAAATATTTCGATTATGAACGCTCCACAATATAAAAGCACCGCCGGCCTCGGCCAACGGTTAGAAGCGCCGCTGCACCAGGATGAAGGGCATCTGTTGGATTACCTCGAAGGCCGCCTGGCCGCCGATGATGCCATCGAGCTCACCCAGCACCTGGAACATTGCGCCGCGTGCCGCGCCCTGGCATCGGGTTGGCAACCACTGGACCAGGCCCTGGCTCGCAGCATCCAACCGGCCACTTTGTCAGCCGGCTTTGCCCAACGATTGCGCCAGCGGCTCGATCAAGAGCCGTTGCCCGAGACCCGGGCTGCGCGTGAGGAGAGGAAAATATTGCTTGAAGCGGAGTTGGCGGCTCGGTGGGCCGATTGCAGCAAGCGGTTCCTCCGCGCTCAGGTGCCACAGTTTCTGGACAATCTAGGCTACGCGGTAGCGGCTGGCATGGGCGGCTATTTCCTGTTCCGTTGGCTCCTTCGCTTCCTTGCCGTCTCGATCGCGCCGGCCGCGTCGCTGCCGGTTCAATGGGTCATCCCCGCCGGCTTGGCAATAGGATGTCTCATCCTCTTGGCCGGCCTGCTATTGGCGGGCAAGCGCCCCCTGACCCCGCTTATGGGGAAATTATAGCCGGGTCCTCTGGACGTGGAGCGTCAGAGCGTCGGCGCAGTCGCCACGCTCTCGCGCTTTCACGAGTTCCCCGTCTCCGCCTCGAGCTGGGCCAGCACCTCGGGGTCGCGCACATCAACCCAGCGGCCTTCGATTTCCAAACCCGCTATTCTCTGGCCTGCAGCCGCCATCGCCCGAATTGCATCCGTCAGCTCGTACTCGCCCCGGGGGGATTTCTCCAGCCGCGCAATAAACTCGAACACCAACGGCTTGAAAATGTAGATGCCCGCGTTGTACCAGGCGGGTGCGCCGGGCTTCAGCCAGCCTTCACGGCGGAAATGCTCTAATTGCCCCTGAGACGGTTTTTCCACCAGGTCTTTCAGGCAGAACTGGTCGTCAAAGAAATTGACCGCTCCTTTTGTCAGGTCCTGGCCGGCCGTCACCGTAATGACCCCCGCGTAACGGCTTTCATGAAAACGGGCGACCATTCGCTTGTAGGTATCAGGCTTTACCAAAATGTCCCCGTATGTGAGCAGAAAGGGTGAGGAACCGACAAATGCCTTGGCCGGTTCCGGGGCTTTGCCCGTGCCGTCCTGGACCATCTGCCGCCCCGTAGCGATGCGCGCGTTCCACCGTGCGCCGTCCCCAAAAAAAGTCTCAATAGCCTCAGCGCGAAAGCCAGTCACGAAAAAGACTTCCCGGATGCCGGCTGCCAGGATGCCTTCAAGAATGTGTTCCAGAATGGGTTTGCCCTGCACCCTGAGCATCGGCTTGGGGACCTCATTGGTCAGGTCCCGCATCCGCGTCCCTTTGCCCGCCGCCAAAATCACTGCTTTCATGGTGCCGGTTAGATCAGCACACGGGCAGGGTCCAGCAAAGAAAAAACCCTTACTTGTTTGGCCTGCGCTGGAGTTTGGATATTCAGCAGACGCCTTTTGCCTTTGTCGGAAACTTTGTCGAGTGCTTTGGTCAAGCCCGGGACTGATTGCTCACTCATCAGGGGAGTTCCTCAAGGCAAAAGCATTGAGCGATAAAAGCGAGAGGCGCCAATCGCTGGAGGATTGTCCTGGAAATTGAACACGCCATTGGTGGGAAAGGCCGTCTCCACCGTGACCCAGTCTGTAAGGTTGGTCGAGGTCTCCACCGAGTACGCCAGTCCGTCGTAACCGGTGAATTGGACCTGAAATCCTGATGGATTGGCATTGATGGAACCCGTCGAGTCGGAGCGCAGGAGCCAAAGCAGTTGAGAAGGAAGAACCTCATAAGCGGCATCCGGAGCTGTGCTGGCGCTGTTGAGCCAGGGAGAAGCCACACTCAACTCAGGTGTGGCAATAATATCTCCTGCATCGCGAAACAC
This window contains:
- a CDS encoding zf-HC2 domain-containing protein, with amino-acid sequence MNAPQYKSTAGLGQRLEAPLHQDEGHLLDYLEGRLAADDAIELTQHLEHCAACRALASGWQPLDQALARSIQPATLSAGFAQRLRQRLDQEPLPETRAAREERKILLEAELAARWADCSKRFLRAQVPQFLDNLGYAVAAGMGGYFLFRWLLRFLAVSIAPAASLPVQWVIPAGLAIGCLILLAGLLLAGKRPLTPLMGKL
- a CDS encoding sigma-70 family RNA polymerase sigma factor, translating into MTTEPQQSMDADIRQRLDAEQYYEAFERVVELYGTRVFHLALSMLRNQAQAEDMAQEILLKIWKGLPGYHGGASLSTWIYAIARNTCLTELKKRAARPSVSLDEPEFQNASEALPALQSNDRESGFEIDIEYLLEQLPEKYRQVLTLFYLEEKSYEEVSALLGLPLGTVKTFLFRAKKQLLKNSLRCEAKRALDLSSQAGPARLGDSFSRPSRTKAISQPRPNAEALGYSQSSRRDENKTLSAAGDPTSSLKYFDYERSTI
- a CDS encoding nucleotidyltransferase family protein; the encoded protein is MKAVILAAGKGTRMRDLTNEVPKPMLRVQGKPILEHILEGILAAGIREVFFVTGFRAEAIETFFGDGARWNARIATGRQMVQDGTGKAPEPAKAFVGSSPFLLTYGDILVKPDTYKRMVARFHESRYAGVITVTAGQDLTKGAVNFFDDQFCLKDLVEKPSQGQLEHFRREGWLKPGAPAWYNAGIYIFKPLVFEFIARLEKSPRGEYELTDAIRAMAAAGQRIAGLEIEGRWVDVRDPEVLAQLEAETGNS
- a CDS encoding DUF4097 family beta strand repeat-containing protein, which gives rise to MKTNQSVLVRLSILTLAAGTVLAATAATTESNQSKAFPAKDGGTLVMDVDRGSITIETSDRSDVVIDVQRKVTHVSTARAQEVFAQHEVTFGQDGARVEVHAKFKKEPGRWFNRGGQNLHVEYRVQTPRRFNLELRTAGGDIVSSDIEGSIKAKTAGGSLRFATVKGTLDGQTAGGDIQLTSASGPVSVKTAGGSIHLGALVADATAETAGGSIAIESTQGKLKATTSGGDINIGDLGGPAEAQTAAGSIHVKTAQGALIAKTSGGDIRIDDAQDTVSAQTAAGSVKVSFSAQPHDDCRLSTSGGEIEVKLAENLGFDVEAETSGGEVTTAIPVATTVVGKHDNKLKGKINGGGKALVLKTSAGDVRISKR
- a CDS encoding DUF6249 domain-containing protein, with the translated sequence MQIPNAIFGSMIEPVVALFIPIIAIIFGVGIGMLALYLGYRKRKELFVLYHQERMAALEKGVDLPPLPDALFSEEARPSDPRRHLLKGLVWLFTGIGLGVALWATTELGFALFSLIPIGIGLAHLIYYFVEGKSQAAAMDQRAIPPARPATVS